A segment of the Acidimicrobiales bacterium genome:
CGGGCCTCGTGGGCCTGGGCGTGGCGGCGGGGTTCCGGGCCCGGGCGGCCGAGGCGCTGGCCGGCTTCCCCGACGACGACCCCGAGGCGGTGCTGCTCGCCCAACTCCTCGACGACCTGCCCGGGGCGTCGCTGGTCTCGGGGTTCGCCATGCAGCACGCCGCCACCACCGCCGGGACAGGATCGCGACCGCCCGGAGAGCGGGCGGTCGCACCAGGTGGATCGGACGGGTCCGAGGCGGAAGCGGAACCACCCGACCACGACCGACTGCAGGGTCAGGCCGACCTGTGCGCGGGCTGGGCCGGCGACTCGGTGATGTTCACCACCCTGCGCCGGACAGGGGTGATCATGACCCCGCTCGGGCCGCCCGCACCGGCCATCGGGGTGCTCGACGACCCCGACGCCTGGCACGACACCGCGCCGCTCCCCCCGCACGGCATGCGCCGCCTGCGACGCCTCGACGTCGGGCCGGTTGCGCCCGACGGCACCGCCGCCGTCGAGGTGCACTTCCGCGACAGCCACGTCGACGGCGACGGCCTCGAGACCTGCGTGCACGAGTACCTGGTCACGGCCACCGTCGACACGGTCGGCTCGACGATCGTGGCGATCGCCACCGAGGCCCGCGTCCTCCCCTGGCAAGAGTGTCCCGGTGCGGTGGGCAGCGCCGGTCGCGTCGTGGGCATGCCCCTCGAAGGGCTCCGCCGGACGGTCCGCACCGAGCTCACCGGCTCGTCGACGTGCACGCACCTGAACGACACGCTGCGATCACTCCAGGACCTCCCCCACCTGGTGCGGCTTCGCGACCCGGGCCGCTGAGCTCAGCGGTGCCCCTGCACCCTCAGAGGCGCTCCGCCGGCACCGGGACGGCCCGCGCCGTGGCGTGGGTCGTCAGCCGGCCCGTGCTCACGTCGGTCAGCTCGACCAGCGCCGTCGCGTCGGGGCCGTGGCCCACGACGCGGACCGCGGAGCGGATCGGGCCGGTGCGGTTCTGGGCCAGGTAGCGCACGTGCAGGTCGGTCACGTACGCCGGGCCACCCCACGTGGCCCCCAGCGCAGCCTCCGCGGCGGCCTCCACGAGCGCCGCCACCATGGCGCCCTGGAGTGCACCGGCAGGGTTGCGCAGGTCGGGACGCACGTCCACCTCGACGACCCCCGCCGCAGCGTCGAGCACCCGCAGTCCCATCGCCTCGGGGAGGGGCTCCTCGATCGGCGTGATCCGGTCCCAGCGGTTGCGGGCGACGTCGGGATCGAACGGGTGCTTCGGGGGGTCGTCCTCCCGGCGGTCCACCCGGGTGAAGCCGCCCGCCCCGTAGCCCACCTCGACGCCGTCGGCGCCGACGAGGCGGGCCGAGCAGGTGGCCGAGCGCCGCCCGTCGCGCAGGACGGTCGGGCGGACGTCGATCCACTCGGGCGGGTCGGTCAGCGGCATCCGCACCACGAGGTCGGAGGTGAACGTCCACCGCTCGGGGTCGCTGTCGACGGCCACGCCGGTGGCGGCGTCGACGGCGAAGCTCATCACGCTGGTCCGCAGCGCCCCGTGCACGCACGTCGTGGGGACGGGGGTGATGCGGAACACGAGCCGGCCGTCCTCGACACGGCTCGTGGTCCCCAGTCGACTCGGGATCGAGGTCGCCAGGGGTGAGATGTCGGTCATCGGTCCTCCGGGGCAGACGGACCTCCCAACATATGACACTGGCGTCAGGTAGCGCCTACGGTGCCGGGTCGCCGGGTGGTCACCCGGCGCGACTCGACCTTGGAGGGGCAGTGGAGCTCAGCGGACGTTCAGCGATCGTGACCGGCGGCGCCGGCGGACTGGGTGCGGCGACAGTTCGTCGGCTCACCGAGGCGGGTCTGGGCGTGGTCGTGTTCGACCAGAACGCCGACGGCTCGGAGAAGCTGGTCAGCGAGCTCGGACGGGGCGCCGCGGTGTCCGGCGACGTGACGAGCGAGGACGACGTCGCGGCCGCCGTCGCCGCCGCCGAGGCCATGGGCCCCCTGGCGGTGGTCGTGAACGTGGCCGGCGGCGCCACGGGCGGGGGCCGCACGCTCTCGCGTGACAACTCGCCGCACTCGATGGAGGTGTTCACGTCGACCATGGCGATGAACGCCTTCGGCACGTTCAACGTCACCCGGATGGCGGCGTCGGCCATGGCCGCCAACGAGCCGGACGAGAACGGCCAGCGAGGCGTGGTGGTCAACACCGCGTCGATCGCCGGCCTCGAGGGCCAGGCCGGGCAGGTGGCCTACGGCGCCGCCAAGGCCGCCATCCTCGGCATGACCCTTCCCATCGCCCGGGACCTCGCCCCCGTGGGCATCCGGGTGTGCGCCATCGCCCCGGGCACCATGGGGACGCCCATCATGATGAGCATCAACGACGAGATGAAGGAGAAGCTCACCTCGAGCATCCAGTTCCCCAAGCGGATGGGCAAGCCCGAGGAGTTCGCCCAACTGGTGTTGAGCATCGTCGAGAACCCCTACCTGAACGGCGAGAACATCCGCCTCGACGGGGCCCTGCGGTTCCCGCCGAAGTAGCCGAGGGGCCGCGCCGCCCTCAGGCCCGTACGTCGTAGTCGGTGCTCGCGGCGAGCTCGGCGGCGCCGGCCATCAGCCCGAGGACGATGTCGCCGAACATGTTCAGCTTGGGGTCGTCGCCGGCGCGCTGGAAGCCCTGCTCCAACACGATGGCCAGCTTCCAGCGGGCCAGCACGTTGTAGTAGTCGATGTCGTCGACCTGGCGTCCGGACGCCTCGGCGTAGTGGGCGAGCAGCTCGGAGCGTCCGGGCATCCCGGTGAGGTCGACGTAGCCGCCCTCGACCTCGCTCGTGTCCTCCGGCCAGCTCTGCACGACCCAGGCCAGGTCGAGCTTGGGGTCCCCGACGGTCCCCATCTCCCAGTCGACGATGGCCGCCAGCCGCGCCGGTGCGCCGTGGCGGAACATGACGTTGGCGAACTGGTAGTCGCCGTGCATGAGCCCGGGCACGAAGTCGATCGGGCGATGCGTGTCGAGCCAGGCGGTGGCCTCGTCGAAGCCGGGGAGCTCACGGCCCTTGATCCTCTCGAGGAACGCGGTCCACCGCGGCACCTGGCGGTCGTGGAACCCGTCGGGACGACCGAGGTCGCCGAGCCCCCGCCCCTGCCAGTCGACCCTCGACAGCCGGGCGATCCCCTCGACGAGCTCGAAGGCCAGGCCCCGGCGGGCCTCCACGTCCTCCAGGAACGGTGACGGCCAGTCGGGGGCGTCCATGGGCGACCACCCGTCGACGAAGCCCATCATGTAGAAGGTGCGGCCGAGCACCGACGGGTCGTCGCACACCGCTACGGCCTCGGTGTGGGGCACGTCGGTGCCGTCGAGGGCCTCGATGATGCGCCATTCGCGCATGATCCCGGCGTCGCGGCTGTCGGGGGCCGTCGGCGGGGGGATGCGCAACACGGCCCGCAGGTCGCCGCGGGTGATCTCGTAGATCTCGTTCTGGCTGCCGCCCGAGATGTAGCGAGCCCCCGGGGCCCCGGAGCCGGGGAGGTCCTGGGTGTCCATCCACGCGCCGAGGGCGGCGGTGTCGATGGTGGGGGCGTCGAGGTCGCCGAAGAGCCGTCCGGTGTCGCTCACAGGTTGCCCACCTCGAGCTCGAGCAGGTCGGCGAACTTGGCCTTGGCCGCCTCGCGCTTCTTGGGCAGGTGCTCGGTGGGCCACAGGTCGTCGCTCGGGCGGTAGTCGCGGAGCACCTGGCGGGCGATGGTCACCTTGTGGACCTCGGTGGGGCCGTCGGCGAGGCCCATCACCGAGGAGGTGAGCAACATCCCGGCGAGGGGCATCTCGTTGGACACGCCGAGCGCACCGTGGACCTGGATGGCCCGCTGCGCGACGTTCATCAACAACGTGGGCATGGCGACCTTGACGGCGGCGATCTCCTTGCGGACCCGCCGGTAGTCCTTGTACCGGTCGATGGCCCACGCCGTCTGGAGCACCATGAGGCGGAACTGCTTGATCTCGACGTAGCTGTCGGCGATGTAGCCCTGCACGAACTGCTTGTCGGCGAGGAGGCTGCCCTGGGTCTCACGGCTGAGGGCCCGCTCGCACATCATGTCGAACGCCTTGTTGCACATGCCGATGGTGCGCATGGCGTGGTGGATGCGCCCGCCGCCGAGGCGGGTCTGGGCGATGGCGAAGGCCTGGCCCTCGCCGCCGAGCAGCGCTTCGGGGGGCACCCGGACGTTGTCGTAGTGGATGAGGGCGTGGCTGCCCTCGTCCTCGGACTCCCCGGCCAGCCCGGTGTTGCGCACGATGTTCACGCCGGGCGTGTCGGTGGGGACGAGGAACATCGACATGCCCTGGTAGGCGCTCACGTCGGGGTTGGTGACGACCATGACGATGAGGAACGACGCCGTGCGGGCGTTGGAGGAGAACCACTTCCACCCGTTGATGACCCACTCGTCGCCGTCGAGCTCGGCCCGGGTGGTGAACATGGTGGGGTCGGCCCCGGCGTGGGGTTCGGTCATCGAGTAGCACGAGAACATCTCGCCCGACAGCAGCGGGTCGAGGTACTGCTTCTTCTGGTCGTCGGTGCCGTAGTGGGCGATGATCTCGGCGTTGCCGGTGTCGGGGGCCTGGGTGCCGAAGATCGTGGGGGCCCAGCCGGAGCGGCCCAGGATCTCGTT
Coding sequences within it:
- a CDS encoding DUF2889 domain-containing protein, producing the protein MGFAPQYAGPHDPVASTPPRRPGWVRRTTTIDTTRPEGLDGPALVDARGRDLLTGDDGAPLVMASTSFGARLAAGSGTVEEVAGSVRPLALAGLVGLGVAAGFRARAAEALAGFPDDDPEAVLLAQLLDDLPGASLVSGFAMQHAATTAGTGSRPPGERAVAPGGSDGSEAEAEPPDHDRLQGQADLCAGWAGDSVMFTTLRRTGVIMTPLGPPAPAIGVLDDPDAWHDTAPLPPHGMRRLRRLDVGPVAPDGTAAVEVHFRDSHVDGDGLETCVHEYLVTATVDTVGSTIVAIATEARVLPWQECPGAVGSAGRVVGMPLEGLRRTVRTELTGSSTCTHLNDTLRSLQDLPHLVRLRDPGR
- a CDS encoding SDR family NAD(P)-dependent oxidoreductase — encoded protein: MTGGAGGLGAATVRRLTEAGLGVVVFDQNADGSEKLVSELGRGAAVSGDVTSEDDVAAAVAAAEAMGPLAVVVNVAGGATGGGRTLSRDNSPHSMEVFTSTMAMNAFGTFNVTRMAASAMAANEPDENGQRGVVVNTASIAGLEGQAGQVAYGAAKAAILGMTLPIARDLAPVGIRVCAIAPGTMGTPIMMSINDEMKEKLTSSIQFPKRMGKPEEFAQLVLSIVENPYLNGENIRLDGALRFPPK
- a CDS encoding phosphotransferase family protein; this translates as MSDTGRLFGDLDAPTIDTAALGAWMDTQDLPGSGAPGARYISGGSQNEIYEITRGDLRAVLRIPPPTAPDSRDAGIMREWRIIEALDGTDVPHTEAVAVCDDPSVLGRTFYMMGFVDGWSPMDAPDWPSPFLEDVEARRGLAFELVEGIARLSRVDWQGRGLGDLGRPDGFHDRQVPRWTAFLERIKGRELPGFDEATAWLDTHRPIDFVPGLMHGDYQFANVMFRHGAPARLAAIVDWEMGTVGDPKLDLAWVVQSWPEDTSEVEGGYVDLTGMPGRSELLAHYAEASGRQVDDIDYYNVLARWKLAIVLEQGFQRAGDDPKLNMFGDIVLGLMAGAAELAASTDYDVRA
- a CDS encoding acyl-CoA dehydrogenase family protein; protein product: MAWDFETDPEFQEKLDWVETFVHDEIEPLDLMFPGLAFTPLSDELRRIVDPLKQQVRDHDLWAAHLGPDLGGKGYGQLKLSLMNEILGRSGWAPTIFGTQAPDTGNAEIIAHYGTDDQKKQYLDPLLSGEMFSCYSMTEPHAGADPTMFTTRAELDGDEWVINGWKWFSSNARTASFLIVMVVTNPDVSAYQGMSMFLVPTDTPGVNIVRNTGLAGESEDEGSHALIHYDNVRVPPEALLGGEGQAFAIAQTRLGGGRIHHAMRTIGMCNKAFDMMCERALSRETQGSLLADKQFVQGYIADSYVEIKQFRLMVLQTAWAIDRYKDYRRVRKEIAAVKVAMPTLLMNVAQRAIQVHGALGVSNEMPLAGMLLTSSVMGLADGPTEVHKVTIARQVLRDYRPSDDLWPTEHLPKKREAAKAKFADLLELEVGNL